From Camelina sativa cultivar DH55 chromosome 7, Cs, whole genome shotgun sequence, one genomic window encodes:
- the LOC104702444 gene encoding thioredoxin Y1, chloroplastic, with product MAAISLSSSKIPSLNSKESSIVSAFTSPSISAVKFQFPVRRVRTGEFIKFPSLSSTTRCTPRPIEAKKQTYDSFEDLLVNSDKPVLVDYYATWCGPCQFMVPILDEVSSTLKDKIQVVKIDTEKYPSIANKYKIEALPTFILFKDGEPCDRFEGALTAKQLIQRIEDSLQVKP from the exons aTGGCGGCGATTTCTCTGTCGTCGTCTAAGATTCCCTCGCTGAATTCGAAAGAGTCGTCTATTGTTTCTGCTTTCACTTCTCCTTCTATCTCCGCCGTTAAATTTCAGTTTCCCGTTCGTCGGGTTCGAACCGGAGAGTTTATAAAGTTTCCTTCTTTATCTTCAACGACTCGTTGCACTCCTCGACCT ATTGAAGCCAAGAAGCAGACGTATGACTCATTTGAGGATCTGCTTGTCAACTCTGATAAGCCAGTTCTGGTTGACTATTATGCGACCTG GTGTGGTCCCTGCCAGTTCATGGTTCCAATACTCGATGAAGTGAGCTCAACCCTGAAAGACAAGATCCAGGTGGTGAAGATCGATACCGAAAAGTACCCGAGTATTGCCAATAAGTACAAGATTGAAGCACTTCCTACATTTATCTTATTCAAAGATGGAGAGCCTTGTGATCGCTTT GAGGGTGCTTTGACGGCTAAACAACTCATCCAACGAATTGAGGATTCTCTGCAAGTGAAGCCTTAG
- the LOC104704922 gene encoding LOW QUALITY PROTEIN: uncharacterized protein LOC104704922 (The sequence of the model RefSeq protein was modified relative to this genomic sequence to represent the inferred CDS: inserted 2 bases in 1 codon), translated as MEVELGLKITRTKDDVSSSRDFQVVKDSFGRHLSLSRETNSVFILTLHLKGFKKDGVYIEINKEGNRIKISGRKQVQEMVLVKWVEWKKETEIKEFKKXFRIPDIVNLDKIKAKLNEEYGTLTVTMPKKIKGITGLKIEEEEEEEEEKTEPVVEEKTEE; from the exons atggaggtAGAATTAGGTCTGAAGATAACTCGAACAAAAGACGATGTCTCTTCCTCTAGAGATTTTCAGGTTGTTAAAGATTCTTTTGGTCGTCATCTCTCGCTTTCTCGAGAAACCAACTCTGTGTTCATCCTCACTCTTCATCTCAAAg GATTCAAGAAAGATGGTGTCTATATCGAGATAAACAAAGAAGGGAATCGGATTAAGATAAGCGGAAGAAAACAAGTACAAGAGATGGTTTTGGTAAAGTGGGTTGAATggaaaaaagaaactgaaataaAAGAGTTCAAGAA GTTTCGGATTCCAGATATCGTTAATCTTGACAAGATCAAAGCGAAACTCAATGAAGAATATGGGACTTTAACTGTTACAATGCCTAAGAAAATTAAGGGGATTACGGGTTTGAAGatcgaggaagaggaggaggaggaagaagaaaaaacagaaccagTAGTagaagagaaaacagaggaa
- the LOC104704921 gene encoding egg cell-secreted protein 1.1, which yields MAIKSSFMVTTLMLMVASSIVTARPLMKPSVGSSSPPTSLVYRLRLDEDTGYCWDSLMQLQHCSGELILFFLNGETYIGPGCCSAIKTVGRKCWPTMIGVLGFTAQEGDMLQGYCDGHDSDNNGEDHALASSPLPLSVNYKPTVVRSFSNP from the coding sequence ATGGCTATCAAATCCAGTTTCATGGTAACCACGCTCATGCTCATGGTGGCTTCCTCCATAGTGACAGCTCGACCTCTCATGAAACCATCTGTGGGCTCGTCGTCTCCCCCCACAAGCCTTGTGTACAGGCTCAGGCTTGATGAAGATACAGGTTACTGCTGGGACTCACTGATGCAGCTCCAACACTGCTCTGGAGAGCTGATCCTGTTCTTCCTCAACGGTGAGACTTACATTGGCCCTGGGTGTTGCAGTGCTATAAAAACAGTTGGACGCAAGTGTTGGCCTACTATGATTGGTGTTCTTGGGTTTACTGCACAAGAAGGTGACATGCTCCAAGGTTACTGTGATGGCCATGACTCTGACAACAATGGTGAAGACCATGCTCTTGCCTCCTCACCTCTGCCTCTGTCCGTGAACTACAAGCCTACGGTTGTTAGATCCTTTTCTAACCCTTGA
- the LOC104702443 gene encoding 5-formyltetrahydrofolate cyclo-ligase-like protein COG0212, producing MIRSPSPGFAIHPCFRSNPFVNSQKSISLPVQIGSRRRIFSKIGSESGDGVAFDAVAYESERLSLDAAAMENMAETAKKELESDPDSGDDPKAWKWVIRKKMWDLMEARNYAMRPRPVHHRIPNFVGASAAAGKLAELDAFRKAMVVKVNPDSPQKQIRFLTLSGEKKLLTPQPRLRRGFFSVLESDFLKPETINEACTSVGVAKYGRAIGLDEKIKVDLIVIGSVAVNPLTGARLGKGEGFAELEYGMLRYMGAIDDSTPVVTTVHDCQLVDDIPLEKLAIHDVPVDIICTPTRVIFTNTPIPKPQGIYWDKLSPEKLQQIRILRELKKRLEKKTGGKLPTGPSEKLPPTAERKRR from the exons ATGATAAGATCACCATCACCTGGATTTGCAATTCATCCTTGTTTTCGATCCAATCCCTTCGTCAATTCCCAGAAATCGATTTCCCTCCCGGTGCAAATCGGATCACGGCGGAGGATTTTCTCTAAAATCGGATCGGAGAGCGGCGACGGCGTCGCTTTTGATGCAGTGGCTTATGAGTCTGAGCGGTTGAGTCTCGACGCGGCGGCGATGGAAAATATGGCGGAGACGGCGAAAAAGGAACTGGAATCGGATCCAGATAGTGGTGACGACCCGAAAGCGTGGAAATGGGTAATCCGAAAGAAGATGTGGGATCTCATGGAAGCTAGGAACTACGCTATGAGACCTAGACCTGTTCATCATCGTATCCCTAATTTCGTCGGTGCATCAGCTGCTGCAGGAaaa TTAGCCGAGCTTGACGCGTTTCGTAAGGCTATGGTCGTGAAGGTTAATCCTGATTCCCCGCAAAAGCAAATCAGGTTTCTTACACTTTCTG GTGAAAAGAAGTTGTTGACTCCTCAACCTAGGCTAAGAAGAGGATTCTTCTCTGTACTAGAATCCGATTTCTTGAAACCCGAAACGATCAATGAGGCTTGCACCTCTGTAGGAGTAGCTAAATATGGAAGAGCGATTGGTCTTGATGAGAAAATCAAGGTTGATCTCATCGTCATTGGCTCTGTTGCGGTTAACCCACTAACAGGTGCTCGATTAGGGAAGGGAGAG ggttttgctgAACTTGAATATGGGATGTTGCGTTACATGGGAGCCATTGATGATTCCACACCCGTTGTTACAACCG TACATGATTGTCAGCTCGTGGATGATATACCCCTCGAGAAACTGGCGATTCACGATGTTCCCGTGGATATCATATGCACACCTACTCGAGTCATTTTCACAAATACACCAATACCAAAACCACAAG gAATCTATTGGGACAAACTGTCACCGGAGAAGCTACAGCAGATTCGAATATTAAGAGAGCTAAAAAAGCGATTGGAAAAGAAGACTGGCGGTAAACTTCCGACAGGACCATCTGAGAAATTACCTCCTACGGCTGAGCGAAAACGCCGGTAA
- the LOC104704920 gene encoding LOW QUALITY PROTEIN: uncharacterized protein LOC104704920 (The sequence of the model RefSeq protein was modified relative to this genomic sequence to represent the inferred CDS: inserted 1 base in 1 codon; substituted 1 base at 1 genomic stop codon), translated as MEKPQGMIENSTFPSDTKAAESFIISENVLDSTQGKPVEISQRTIIQELNSELMEDHCEERLAGDAVLVDAIKENEKEVSSCSVLLSERLSPASVQYSVSNSKAELVVPTGHIFVTENTKTKDEILICTPMSELKEQTSLEAVLENSAECWKEIHPSIADKKSSLEKDVQAANLHGNVFEYNTVGFLSAGHCVKAIGFSNTMKTVNQELVKDTQQGMTEERSPSTSETKAAEPVMISKNDLDSALKVPGYSLARCTQDLDSELLEGEHEQKTFLMAVTKKGKGEASSLSKSLVERSEVKTHPDNSIIGCYLAVEKTTSPASAHLQMIHPYAELGVPTSRIFDKDIVSTVITEENIKTKEDTLICTPRSELKKHSSISRLAKIEEILENSAECCKETYLNKDYEKGMKDSPSSSETKAVEPVMISENILESTLKSSSVISPRGNTQELHSELVEGECEEKHEQDTVLMASTKEKEESSSLSAVELFVETTPPPTSVLLAVSNPEAELGDPTAHIVVKDIASTVIAKEDINTKNEILISTPTCGLKEHSFVATLAEEKDLITAILENSSECQNEIQSGKDGETGSLKKTIQAENLHGNFSGYNTKNSSLGECVNLEMLDEVKDEILEKSEQRSSFERGCKLNALELKRCSSTDSTSHSLEENNVSKCFEEDNTKALSLALPRNNESSAFDELVIFTTPERKLMLMEQSREKGKALAAESMTEHNDXVGESNAVVFTTPKQVSTLGDAKIDDTGKEDESEVSTGLHNDQPSADSELSETGWQGINSADKSCLFTSAERQLLYGGSEQKEAVLIGEIVGAEFHDGYVVPNVPVKHPFPENSELDDAAEGEVNKSVKLRVDSGIFTSAEKHLETDQEIKGDNITAKSHVVSDLLTAAEGHFLLMGESEPDEAEKSREKGKALAAESMTEQNDEVGESHAVIFTTPKQVSTLRDDGIDEEHTSTIFPDEFDVKESIVLTNQVKQGDRSGMNEENRTVELQCDSGTCSLDTHTHLGNCVSGGGNNPMEFYEDYVVFTDQERYELAGSVGHDKARESEGKEVVQLYEKSEVSTGLHSAQPLANSELSETGWQGINSSDKSGLFTSVERQLLYGGSEQKEAVKTGEKAGAEYHDGFDVPENSELNEAAKGEENKYVELRVSXCAEKHLETDEGVKGDNISAISHAVSDVLTAAEGQFLMGESEPDETEKKYRENNDVDMLGESNTSFGPEMHMLFGDSELGGTKNIRDYTSTTCEESFVSISPERRQLLVNFEPYSAGKKEQKVVDDSVVQESLLAASDFRENTIADSSSSIASKFVYSNDSNAGIETAGAELMPKGSQAEDVAGLDTTQGSKKSREHFSHVDSLNLFDFEIEEAETIMEAERNVPLSSYIASPAKGNSEAIDEISHDLEGAGSCSMVSGEQFLIQKFHTANII; from the exons atGGAGAAGCCACAAGGAATGATCGAGAACTCAACTTTTCCATCTGACACCAAAGCTGCAGAATCTTTTATAATTAGTGAGAATGTCTTAGATTCTACACAGGGAAAACCAGTTGAAATTTCTCAAAGAACAATTATTCAAGAGTTGAATTCTGAACTTATGGAAGATCATTGTGAAGAGAGGCTTGCGGGAGACGCAGTTTTGGTTGATGCTATTAAGGAGAACGAAAAGGAAGTATCATCATGCTCTGTACTCCTTAGCGAGCGTTTATCACCTGCTTCAGTGCAATATTCAGTAAGCAATTCTAAAGCTGAGCTAGTCGTCCCTACTGGCCATATCTTTGTTACGGAAAATACCAAAACTAAGGACGAAATCCTTATTTGCACTCCTATGTCTGAGCTTAAGGAGCAGACCTCTCTAGAAG CAGTCCTAGAAAACTCAGCTGAATGTTGGAAAGAGATTCACCCAAGCATAGCTGATAAGAAAAGTTCCTTAGAGAAGGACGTACAAGCAGCAAATTTACATGGAAACGTTTTTGAATACAACACTGTCGGTTTTCTTAGTGCTGGTCATTGTGTGAAAGCTATTGGCTTTTCCAACACAATGAAGACAGTGAATCAAGAATTGGTAAAAGATACACAACAAGGAATGACTGAGGAGCGCTCACCTTCTACATCTGAAACCAAAGCTGCAGAACCTGTTATGATTTCTAAGAATGATTTGGATTCTGCACTGAAAGTTCCAGGTTATTCACTGGCAAGATGCACGCAAGACTTGGATTCTGAACTTCTGGAAGGAGAACATGAGCAGAAAACATTTCTGATGGCTGTGACTAAGAAGGGTAAAGGGGAAGCATCATCACTGTCTAAGTCTCTTGTTGAGCGGTCAGAAGTAAAAACACACCCTGATAACAGCATCATTGGTTGTTATCTAGCTGTGGAAAAGACTACATCTCCTGCTTCAGCACATTTACAAATGATCCATCCATACGCCGAGCTAGGCGTGCCTACCAGCCGTATCTTTGACAAGGATATTGTTTCGACAGTTATCACTgaggaaaatattaaaaccaaGGAAGACACCCTTATTTGCACTCCTAGATCTGAGCTTAAGAAGCATAGCTCTATCTCTAGGTTAGCCAAAATTGAAG AAATCCTGGAAAACTCAGCTGAATGTTGTAAAGAGACTTACTTAAACAAAGATTATGAGAAAGGAATGAAGGACTCACCTTCATCATCTGAAACCAAAGCTGTAGAACCTGTTATGATTTCTGAGAATATTTTAGAATCTACTCTGAAAAGTTCATCTGTTATTTCACCGAGAGGAAACACTCAAGAGTTGCATTCTGAACTTGTGGAAGGAGAGTGTGAAGAGAAACATGAGCAAGACACAGTTCTGATGGCTTCAACTAAGGAAAAAGAGGAATCATCATCACTGTCTGCAGTCGAGCTATTTGTAGAAACCACACCACCTCCTACTTCAGTACTGTTAGCAGTGAGCAACCCGGAAGCTGAGTTAGGCGATCCTACTGCCCATATTGTTGTGAAGGATATTGCTTCAACAGTTATTGCTAAGGAAGATATCAACACCAAGAACGAAATCCTTATTTCCACTCCTACATGTGGGCTGAAGGAGCACAGCTTTGTAGCTACATTAGCAGaagaaaaag ATTTAATAACAGCAATCCTGGAAAATTCATCTGAATGTCAGAACGAGATTCAATCAGGCAAAGATGGTGAGACAGGTTCCTTAAAGAAGACAATACAAGCAGAAAATCTTCATGGAAACTTCTCTGGATACAACACTAAGAATAGTTCTCTTGGTGAATGTGTAAATCTGGAGATGCTGGATGAGGTCAAAGATGAGATTTTGGAGAAATCCGAGCAGAGAAGTTCTTTTGAAAGAGGTTGCAAACTTAATGCGTTAGAGCTAAAAAGATGCTCGTCAACTGATTCCACTTCTCATTCTCTCGAGGAAAATAACGTTTCAAAGTGTTTTGAGGAAGACAACACAAAAGCTTTGTCCCTAGCTCTACCTAGAAACAACGAGTCTAGCGCCTTTGATGAGTTAGTTATATTCACTACCCCAGAGAGGAAGTTGATGTTGATGGAACAAAGCAGGGAAAAGGGAAAGGCGCTTGCAGCTGAATCAATGACCGAACACAATGATTAAGTAGGAGAGTCTAATGCTGTTGTTTTCACAACTCCTAAACAAGTTTCAACGCTGGGGGATGCTAAGATAGATGATACCGGAAAGGAAGACGAATCTGAAGTATCTACTGGGCTACATAATGATCAACCTTCAGCCGATTCTGAACTAAGCGAAACAGGATGGCAAGGAATCAATAGTGCTGACAAGTCATGTCTTTTTACAAGCGCGGAGAGACAACTATTGTACGGAGGATCTGAGCAAAAGGAAGCAGTACTGATTGGAGAAATAGTGGGTGCAGAGTTTCATGATGGGTATGTTGTTCCAAATGTTCCAGTTAAACATCCCTTTCCAGAAAACTCAGAATTGGACGACGCTGCAGAAGGTGAAGTTAATAAGTCTGTGAAATTGCGAGTTGACTCTGGCATTTTCACTAGTGCCGAGAAACATCTTGAAACAGATCAAGAGATAAAAGGAGACAATATAACTGCTAAATCTCATGTTGTCTCTGATCTTCTCACTGCTGCCGAGGGCCACTTTCTTCTGATGGGAGAGTCTGAACCAGATGAAGCTGAAAAAAGCAGGGAAAAGGGAAAGGCGCTTGCAGCTGAATCAATGACCGAACAAAACGATGAAGTAGGAGAGTCTCATGCTGTTATTTTCACAACTCCTAAACAAGTTTCAACTCTGAGGGATGATGGGATAGATGAGGAACATACATCTACCATCTTTCCTGATGAATTTGATGTCAAGGAATCAATAGTGCTGACAAATCAGGTTAAACAAGGAGATCGATCTGGAATGAATGAAGAAAATAGGACTGTTGAGCTTCAATGTGATTCTGGCACTTGTAGCCTGGATACACATACTCACTTGGGAAATTGTGTATCAGGTGGAGGGAACAACCCTATGGAGTTTTATGAAGATTATGTTGTTTTCACTGACCAGGAGAGATATGAGCTTGCTGGATCTGTTGGACATGATAAAGCTAGAGAAAGTGAAGGAAAAGAGGTTGTGCAGTTGTATGAGAAATCTGAAGTGTCCACTGGGTTACACAGTGCTCAACCTTTAGCAAATTCTGAACTAAGTGAAACAGGATGGCAAGGAATCAATAGTTCTGACAAGTCAGGTCTTTTTACAAGCGTGGAGAGACAACTCCTGTACGGAGGATCTGAACAAAAGGAAGCAGTAAAGACTGGAGAAAAagcgggtgcagagtatcatGATGGGTTTGATGTTCCAGAAAACTCAGAATTGAACGAAGCTGCAAAAGGTGAAGAAAATAAGTATGTGGAATTGCGAGTTA TCTGTGCCGAGAAACATCTTGAAACAGATGAAGGGGTAAAAGGAGACAATATAAGTGCTATTTCTCATGCTGTGTCTGATGTTCTCACTGCTGCGGAAGGCCAGTTTCTAATGGGAGAGTCTGAACCAgatgaaactgaaaaaaaatacagagaaaaCAACGATGTGGATATGTTGGGTGAATCTAACACGTCCTTTGGCCCAGAGATGCACATGCTGTTTGGAGACTCCGAACTAGGTGgaacaaaaaacataagagattatACATCTACCACTTGCGAAGAGTCTTTTGTTTCCATTTCTCCAGAGAGACGACAACTTCTAGTGAACTTTGAACCATACAGTGCTGgtaagaaagaacaaaaggtGGTGGACGACAGTGTGGTTCAGGAAAGTCTTCTTGCAGCTTCAGATTTCAGAGAAAATACCATTGCTGACTCAAGCAGTAGTATCGCATCCAAATTTGTTTACAGCAATGACTCTAATGCTGGGATAGAAACTGCAGGCGCAGAGTTAATGCCAAAAGGTTCTCAGGCAGAGGATGTTGCAGGTCTAGATACTACACAAGGGTCAAAGAAAAGCAGAGAGCATTTTTCACATGTTGACTCGTTaaatctttttgattttgagattgAGGAGGCAGAGACAATCATGGAAGCAGAAAGAAATGTTCCCCTTAGCTCCTATATTGCGTCACCAGCCAAAGGTAACTCCGAGGCAATTGACGAAATTTCCCACGACCTTGAAGGTGCTGGAAGCTGTTCCATGGTGTCTGGTGAGCAATTTCTTATACAAAAATTCCATACAGCCAATATAATTTAA